Proteins co-encoded in one Polaromonas vacuolata genomic window:
- a CDS encoding FKBP-type peptidyl-prolyl cis-trans isomerase — MTAAITTSLPTIEASSFLTLHYRMSGLGADGVPGLDIINTFGGKPATLSLGNGQLSPAIEQRLIGLVEGVRTSFELPAGEAFGPRNPELLQWVARKLLNELGDPQEKYQPGDVVQFPTPDGMGQYAGAVQQVNANGEAVQFDFNHPLAGQPVVFELHVIGIL; from the coding sequence ATGACCGCAGCAATCACCACATCCTTGCCCACCATAGAGGCCAGTTCATTTTTGACTTTGCACTACCGCATGTCCGGCCTTGGCGCCGATGGCGTGCCCGGTTTGGACATCATCAATACCTTTGGCGGCAAGCCCGCTACTTTGAGCTTGGGCAATGGCCAACTTTCACCGGCTATTGAGCAACGCCTTATCGGTCTGGTCGAAGGCGTACGCACCAGCTTTGAGCTGCCCGCTGGCGAAGCTTTTGGGCCGCGCAACCCAGAGTTGTTGCAATGGGTTGCGCGCAAGCTGCTCAACGAGTTGGGCGATCCGCAAGAAAAATACCAGCCCGGTGATGTGGTTCAGTTCCCCACGCCCGACGGTATGGGCCAGTACGCTGGCGCGGTGCAGCAGGTCAACGCCAACGGCGAGGCGGTACAGTTCGACTTCAACCATCCCTTAGCCGGCCAGCCGGTAGTGTTTGAACTTCATGTGATTGGAATCCTATGA
- the radC gene encoding RadC family protein, with the protein MLIKDLPANTRPREKMLLQGAGALSNAELLALLIRSGMPGRNALQIGQELLEQFGGLSGLLHAGSQALCGIKGLGPAKRAELGAVIELAKRALAEELREKILFSSEKELSDYLRMQIGSRTYEVFAVLFLDSRQRLITWEELFRGSLTQASVYPREVVVRALALNASAVVLAHNHPSGCAEPSLADQTLTRALQAALNLVDVRVLDHYVVTANQTLSRAGLGML; encoded by the coding sequence ATGTTGATCAAGGATTTGCCCGCCAACACTCGCCCGCGCGAAAAAATGCTGCTCCAAGGCGCTGGCGCACTCAGCAATGCGGAACTGTTGGCACTGCTGATTCGCAGCGGCATGCCGGGGCGAAACGCGCTGCAAATAGGGCAAGAGCTGTTGGAGCAATTTGGCGGCTTGTCAGGTCTGCTACACGCCGGCTCTCAGGCACTTTGTGGCATCAAAGGTTTAGGGCCAGCCAAACGCGCAGAATTGGGCGCAGTGATTGAACTGGCCAAACGTGCGCTGGCCGAAGAACTGCGCGAGAAAATACTTTTCTCCAGTGAAAAAGAGTTGAGTGACTACCTGCGCATGCAGATAGGCAGCCGAACTTACGAGGTTTTTGCCGTGCTGTTTCTCGACAGCCGGCAACGCCTGATTACTTGGGAAGAATTGTTTCGTGGCAGTTTGACTCAAGCCAGCGTCTACCCGCGCGAGGTGGTGGTCAGAGCGCTGGCGCTCAATGCCTCAGCCGTGGTGTTGGCGCACAACCATCCCAGCGGCTGTGCCGAGCCTTCATTGGCCGATCAAACTCTGACCCGAGCATTGCAAGCGGCGCTTAATTTAGTCGACGTACGGGTGTTGGATCACTATGTGGTCACAGCCAATCAAACTTTATCCAGGGCTGGGCTAGGCATGTTGTGA
- a CDS encoding Smr/MutS family protein produces MNPSPHSKLKEFKDLKSVKLLLAARALLAQQLEAAKLAAAAKVKAEKELFTLAIGPIKQLPKRHLPGQRAHHLPIYPPPIAVQHLLDEMAVMREAISDEFDVETLLDTDEALSFRRPGLGPEVVRKLRRGGWSIQGQLDLHGLRRDDARDALSHFVKDAKKTGWRCVRVVHGKGLGSPGKTPVLKGKVQSWLIQKQEVLAFVQARPSQGGAGALVVLLDQG; encoded by the coding sequence ATGAACCCGTCGCCGCATAGCAAGCTTAAAGAATTTAAAGACCTTAAATCGGTCAAGCTACTGCTGGCTGCACGCGCGCTGCTAGCCCAGCAGCTAGAAGCCGCAAAACTTGCGGCGGCCGCCAAAGTCAAAGCGGAAAAAGAGCTTTTCACGCTTGCAATAGGCCCGATCAAGCAGTTGCCTAAGCGCCATCTGCCAGGCCAGCGCGCCCACCATCTTCCGATCTATCCACCGCCGATTGCTGTGCAGCATTTGCTCGACGAGATGGCTGTGATGCGCGAAGCCATCTCCGATGAGTTCGATGTGGAAACCCTGCTAGACACCGACGAAGCGCTGAGTTTTCGCCGCCCCGGCTTAGGCCCAGAAGTCGTGCGAAAACTACGCCGCGGTGGCTGGAGCATTCAAGGCCAGCTAGACCTGCACGGCCTGCGCCGAGACGATGCGCGGGATGCCCTGAGTCATTTTGTAAAAGATGCCAAAAAAACCGGCTGGCGCTGTGTGCGGGTCGTCCACGGCAAAGGCTTGGGATCACCCGGCAAAACACCGGTACTTAAAGGCAAGGTCCAAAGCTGGCTGATACAAAAACAAGAAGTACTGGCCTTTGTACAAGCCCGGCCATCACAAGGCGGCGCGGGCGCTTTGGTGGTATTACTTGATCAGGGCTGA
- the rpoH gene encoding RNA polymerase sigma factor RpoH — translation MSYALAPQKSVNNLLAVPVANHSATGLNPWIMLPPLGNLDAYITAVNRLPMLTLEEEQQFARNLKENNDLASAEKLVLSHLRLVVSTSRKYLGYGLPHGDLIQEGNIGLMKAVKRFDPDQGVRLVSYALHWIRAEMHEYILKNWRMVKVATTKAQRKLFFNLRSMKQGFKDDADVATHRDSLTEGQISAMAKTLNVKREEVIEMEQRMSGADVLLDPSPGDDGEDAFGPIAYLADATQEPTALMESRQRDNLASDGITAALDDLDARSRRIVEGRWLNVNDDGSGGMTLHDLAAIYGVSAERIRQIEVAAMKKMKKVLQESYV, via the coding sequence ATGTCTTATGCTCTTGCCCCCCAGAAAAGTGTCAACAACCTGCTTGCAGTTCCCGTCGCCAACCATTCGGCCACCGGTCTCAATCCATGGATCATGCTGCCGCCACTGGGCAATCTGGACGCTTACATAACAGCAGTCAACCGTCTGCCTATGCTGACGCTTGAAGAAGAACAACAGTTCGCCCGTAATTTAAAAGAAAACAACGATCTCGCATCGGCCGAAAAACTGGTGCTTTCACACCTACGCTTGGTGGTATCGACTTCACGTAAATATCTTGGCTATGGCCTGCCGCACGGCGACCTGATTCAAGAGGGAAATATTGGCTTAATGAAGGCGGTAAAACGTTTTGATCCGGACCAAGGCGTGCGCTTGGTGAGCTATGCCTTGCATTGGATTCGTGCCGAAATGCATGAGTACATTCTCAAAAACTGGCGCATGGTCAAGGTTGCAACCACTAAAGCACAGCGTAAATTGTTCTTTAACTTGCGCTCGATGAAGCAAGGTTTCAAGGATGACGCTGACGTTGCGACTCACAGAGACTCACTGACTGAAGGTCAAATTTCTGCCATGGCCAAGACGCTCAATGTCAAGCGTGAAGAAGTCATTGAGATGGAGCAACGCATGTCAGGCGCCGACGTATTACTCGACCCGTCACCAGGTGATGATGGTGAAGACGCCTTTGGCCCGATTGCCTACCTAGCCGACGCCACGCAAGAGCCCACCGCGTTAATGGAGTCGCGCCAGCGTGACAACTTAGCAAGCGATGGAATCACCGCAGCACTCGACGACTTAGATGCACGTTCACGTCGCATCGTCGAAGGGCGCTGGCTCAATGTCAACGATGACGGAAGCGGCGGTATGACACTGCACGATCTGGCCGCAATCTATGGTGTCAGCGCAGAAAGAATCCGTCAGATTGAAGTGGCCGCCATGAAGAAAATGAAAAAAGTGCTGCAAGAGTCTTACGTTTAA
- a CDS encoding SCO family protein yields MRFFTSQLELAPVSERRSVIKSIATYTLLAGSGLSLMACSKEEKLKFSSIDLTGADYAKNFSLPDQNGQVRSMPDFAGKIVVVFFGFVQCPDVCPTTMFDLASIKKGLGADSDKLQVIFITVDPERDTEELLKAYMANFDPSFLALRPSMTELPALAADFKVFYKKVAGKTPGSYSMDHTAGSYVYDTKGKLRLFGRYGTGPEGLASDIRLLLKSA; encoded by the coding sequence ATGCGTTTTTTTACCTCACAACTAGAATTAGCCCCAGTCTCAGAGCGTCGCAGTGTGATTAAATCTATCGCAACTTATACGTTGTTGGCGGGAAGCGGTTTGAGTTTGATGGCTTGCTCTAAGGAAGAAAAGCTGAAGTTCTCCAGCATTGATCTGACGGGTGCGGACTACGCCAAGAACTTTTCTTTACCGGATCAAAACGGTCAAGTGCGTTCTATGCCTGATTTTGCGGGCAAGATAGTGGTTGTCTTTTTTGGCTTTGTTCAGTGCCCGGACGTCTGTCCAACGACTATGTTCGATCTGGCAAGTATTAAAAAAGGATTGGGTGCCGACAGCGACAAGTTACAGGTAATTTTTATTACCGTTGACCCAGAGCGCGATACCGAAGAGCTTCTCAAAGCTTATATGGCTAACTTCGACCCTAGTTTTTTGGCCCTCAGACCCAGCATGACCGAATTGCCTGCCTTGGCAGCCGACTTTAAGGTGTTTTATAAAAAGGTCGCTGGGAAAACGCCAGGCAGTTACAGCATGGACCATACCGCTGGCAGCTATGTCTACGACACCAAGGGTAAGTTGCGCCTGTTTGGACGCTATGGCACGGGTCCTGAAGGCCTAGCCTCTGATATTCGACTGCTACTTAAATCGGCGTGA
- the cyoE gene encoding heme o synthase, whose protein sequence is MPALPTPSKFQQFYSLTKPRVVQLIVFCALIGMVLAVPGVPTWPELRLGLIACAGIWLVAGAAAAFNCLVEAGIDARMKRTSWRATAQGQISNQMALGFSAALCVLGSSILYFLVNPLTMWLTFATFVGYAVVYTVILKPLTPQNIVIGGASGAMPPVLGWAAMTGDVSPQALILFLIIFLWTPPHFWALALYRVEDYRKSGLPMLPVTHGNEFTRLQILLYTFVLFAACMMPFIFQMSGWLYLAVAVVLSIGFTGYAWALWRNYSDALARKTFRFSLIHLSLLFAALLLDHYLI, encoded by the coding sequence ATGCCTGCACTACCCACACCGTCAAAATTCCAGCAGTTTTACTCGCTGACTAAACCGCGGGTGGTGCAACTCATTGTGTTTTGCGCCTTGATCGGCATGGTGTTGGCCGTGCCGGGCGTGCCAACTTGGCCAGAGCTGCGCTTGGGCCTGATTGCCTGTGCTGGTATTTGGCTGGTGGCTGGCGCTGCAGCTGCTTTTAATTGTTTGGTGGAGGCTGGAATTGACGCGCGTATGAAGCGCACTTCTTGGCGCGCTACGGCCCAAGGTCAAATTAGCAATCAAATGGCCTTGGGATTCTCGGCCGCTCTTTGCGTGTTGGGCTCTTCTATTCTTTACTTCTTAGTCAATCCCTTGACTATGTGGCTGACTTTTGCGACTTTTGTCGGTTATGCGGTGGTCTACACCGTAATCCTCAAGCCGCTAACGCCGCAAAACATTGTCATTGGCGGTGCTTCTGGCGCAATGCCGCCAGTACTCGGTTGGGCTGCTATGACGGGGGATGTGAGTCCTCAGGCCTTGATACTATTTTTGATTATCTTTTTGTGGACACCGCCGCATTTCTGGGCGCTGGCGCTCTACCGCGTTGAAGATTACCGAAAGTCTGGACTACCCATGTTGCCGGTGACTCACGGTAATGAGTTCACGCGCTTACAAATACTTCTCTACACCTTCGTCTTGTTTGCCGCCTGCATGATGCCCTTTATCTTTCAGATGAGCGGCTGGCTTTATTTAGCAGTCGCTGTGGTGCTCAGTATTGGCTTTACCGGCTATGCCTGGGCCTTGTGGCGCAATTACTCAGATGCGTTAGCGCGTAAAACTTTTCGCTTTTCCTTGATTCATTTGTCGCTTTTGTTTGCGGCGTTGCTACTTGATCACTACCTTATCTAG
- a CDS encoding COX15/CtaA family protein yields the protein MTNIELYDLSPALRVMITGFLVALIPLSWVWLSRRGASMAQRLRMLTLLTLFLTFDLVLFGAFTRLSDSGLGCPDWPGCYGHGSPLGAQVHIDAAQEAMPSGPVTHGKAWIEMIHRYLATGVGVLILTLTSISWLQRRQIKISPWWPTITLFWVCLQGAFGALTVTMKLFPAIVTMHLLGGLVLLALLKMQAVFYSQAQGESSAAVISSGLRKLLFATVALLWIQLALGGWVSTNYAVMACTDFPSCQGSLWPAMDFKQGFTIWRELGIGSNGEYLSFQALLTAIHYVHRLTAYLLFAVLLLLAVKLLRFAALRNQAYWLGGLALLQAGSGLGNVVLGWPMLGAVLHTGGAAALVVVTTGLVFCSRSGIDAVSASKSRASRLTS from the coding sequence ATGACAAACATAGAACTCTACGACCTGAGCCCGGCACTGCGCGTGATGATCACGGGCTTTTTAGTCGCTTTAATTCCCTTGAGCTGGGTTTGGCTAAGCCGACGCGGCGCCAGCATGGCTCAGCGCTTACGCATGCTCACGCTGCTAACCTTGTTTTTGACCTTTGATCTGGTGCTGTTTGGTGCTTTTACACGCCTTAGCGATTCCGGTTTAGGTTGCCCAGACTGGCCTGGTTGCTATGGTCATGGCAGCCCATTGGGTGCACAAGTGCATATTGATGCGGCTCAAGAGGCTATGCCTAGCGGCCCAGTAACCCATGGCAAAGCCTGGATAGAGATGATTCACCGCTACCTAGCGACTGGCGTAGGTGTGTTGATTTTGACTTTAACGTCGATTAGTTGGCTGCAGCGCCGCCAGATCAAAATCTCACCTTGGTGGCCAACCATCACGCTGTTTTGGGTTTGTCTGCAAGGCGCTTTTGGTGCGCTTACCGTGACCATGAAGCTGTTTCCCGCCATCGTCACCATGCATTTGCTGGGCGGTTTAGTTTTACTGGCACTGCTTAAGATGCAGGCCGTTTTTTACTCTCAAGCGCAGGGTGAGAGCTCTGCTGCGGTGATCAGCTCTGGCTTGCGCAAGCTGTTGTTTGCTACCGTCGCGTTATTGTGGATTCAACTCGCATTAGGTGGCTGGGTTAGCACCAACTATGCGGTGATGGCTTGCACCGATTTTCCTAGCTGTCAGGGCTCGCTTTGGCCGGCGATGGACTTTAAACAGGGTTTTACTATCTGGCGCGAACTTGGTATCGGCTCTAACGGCGAGTACTTGAGTTTTCAGGCGTTATTAACGGCCATCCACTATGTGCACCGTCTCACCGCCTATCTCCTTTTTGCTGTTTTACTCTTGCTAGCCGTTAAGTTGCTGCGTTTTGCAGCCTTGCGCAACCAGGCTTACTGGTTGGGTGGATTGGCGTTGTTGCAAGCCGGTAGTGGCCTAGGTAATGTGGTGTTAGGTTGGCCTATGCTGGGTGCGGTTTTGCATACCGGTGGCGCCGCAGCGCTAGTGGTCGTGACTACCGGCCTTGTTTTTTGTAGCCGAAGCGGTATTGACGCGGTGAGTGCGTCAAAATCAAGGGCTTCTAGACTGACTTCATGA
- a CDS encoding SURF1 family protein produces the protein MNDYLPPTTNRFKNPRFWLLTAAAVLVFGTTFSLGQWQLRRAAQKVALQTAVQTQEQLPTLENVGLPSGKDMSGVLHRKVTLEGTWVQGQTLFLDNRPMSEKVGFWVVTPLRLVGRDEVLLVQRGWVPRDFTNRIRLPEIASPTGLVSVTGRIAPPPSKLYEFKGVETGPIRQNVDMSALRLESGLPLLDVALLQTQGKAGDGLLREWAAPNLGVERHYGYAFQWFSLAALVLGLYLWFQLINPLRLNRLQRRLKLQRNDPTNV, from the coding sequence GTGAATGATTATCTACCTCCCACGACCAATCGATTCAAGAACCCACGCTTTTGGTTGTTAACAGCCGCCGCTGTGCTGGTCTTTGGCACAACTTTCTCTTTAGGCCAATGGCAACTCAGGCGTGCGGCTCAGAAAGTAGCGTTACAAACTGCCGTCCAAACCCAAGAACAGCTTCCTACTTTGGAGAACGTTGGGCTACCGTCTGGTAAGGATATGTCAGGTGTTTTGCACCGCAAAGTCACGCTAGAGGGCACTTGGGTACAAGGCCAGACCTTGTTTTTGGACAATCGTCCCATGAGCGAGAAAGTTGGTTTCTGGGTCGTCACGCCGCTGCGCCTTGTCGGCCGCGATGAGGTATTACTGGTTCAGCGCGGCTGGGTACCACGTGATTTTACTAATCGCATCCGCTTGCCTGAGATCGCCTCTCCGACGGGTTTGGTGAGCGTGACTGGCCGTATTGCCCCCCCGCCGTCCAAGCTATACGAGTTCAAGGGCGTCGAAACCGGTCCTATCCGGCAAAATGTTGATATGTCTGCATTACGCCTTGAGAGTGGCCTGCCGCTACTCGATGTGGCGCTACTGCAGACCCAAGGCAAAGCTGGCGACGGCTTGCTACGCGAATGGGCAGCCCCCAACCTCGGTGTGGAAAGGCACTACGGTTACGCTTTTCAATGGTTTAGTCTCGCCGCTTTGGTGTTGGGTCTTTATCTTTGGTTTCAACTCATTAATCCCTTGCGTTTGAATCGACTTCAGCGCCGTTTAAAACTTCAACGCAACGATCCAACGAATGTCTGA
- a CDS encoding twin transmembrane helix small protein, translating to MKYLVAFAFLAILGSLVSALFFMMKDGTKGKAKTNNMARALTVRIGLSVLLFVCILISWKLGYIQPTGIPVGR from the coding sequence ATGAAATACCTTGTTGCATTCGCATTTTTAGCCATCTTAGGCAGTTTGGTCTCGGCGCTTTTTTTCATGATGAAAGACGGCACTAAGGGAAAAGCCAAAACTAACAATATGGCGCGCGCACTAACGGTCCGAATAGGACTATCCGTCCTGCTATTTGTCTGCATATTGATCTCCTGGAAACTTGGATACATACAGCCCACCGGAATTCCCGTCGGCAGATAA
- a CDS encoding cytochrome c oxidase subunit 3: MSSVAQSGTPYYFVPEPSRHPVMASIGLFFVILGASQWINGAAWGAYALAFGMVWWLVTLYQWFSESVRESEGGLYGYKIDLSYRWAMSWFIFSEVMFFGAFFTALWWARSHSVPGLGNIENALLWPDFKAVWPSVAAGVTASPANIIEPFQTVGPFWLPTINTALLLSSGVTMTIAHHALRENHRARTIAFMWATVTLGVVFLFVQGYEYFHAYSELNLKMTSGIYGSTFYMLTGFHGFHVFVGMLMLLFITLRLQKGHFTPEKHFGFEGAAWYWHFVDVVWLGLYILVYWL, encoded by the coding sequence ATGTCTTCAGTAGCCCAGTCGGGAACCCCGTATTATTTTGTGCCCGAGCCGTCCCGCCATCCTGTGATGGCCTCTATAGGCTTATTTTTCGTCATCCTCGGCGCCAGTCAATGGATTAACGGCGCGGCATGGGGCGCTTATGCCTTGGCCTTTGGTATGGTTTGGTGGCTGGTCACTTTATACCAGTGGTTTAGTGAATCGGTACGTGAAAGCGAAGGCGGTCTCTACGGCTACAAGATTGACTTGTCTTATCGCTGGGCCATGAGCTGGTTTATCTTTTCTGAAGTGATGTTTTTTGGTGCTTTTTTTACTGCCCTCTGGTGGGCCCGTTCGCACTCTGTGCCGGGACTTGGAAACATCGAAAACGCACTGCTTTGGCCCGACTTTAAAGCTGTTTGGCCAAGCGTGGCAGCTGGTGTGACGGCTTCACCGGCCAACATCATTGAGCCTTTTCAGACTGTAGGCCCTTTCTGGCTGCCAACTATCAACACCGCCTTGCTTTTAAGCTCCGGCGTGACTATGACTATTGCTCACCATGCGCTGCGTGAGAACCATCGTGCCCGCACCATCGCTTTCATGTGGGCTACCGTGACCCTGGGTGTTGTGTTTTTGTTTGTTCAGGGCTACGAGTATTTTCATGCTTACTCCGAACTCAATTTGAAGATGACCTCTGGCATTTACGGTTCGACCTTTTACATGCTTACCGGCTTTCACGGCTTTCATGTGTTCGTCGGCATGCTGATGCTGCTGTTCATTACCTTGCGTCTGCAAAAAGGCCACTTCACACCAGAAAAGCATTTCGGCTTTGAAGGTGCTGCTTGGTACTGGCACTTTGTTGACGTAGTTTGGCTTGGCCTTTACATCTTGGTTTACTGGCTTTAA
- a CDS encoding DUF2970 domain-containing protein translates to MSQPPEVPLHKRKGSFLRTAKAVLWSFVGLRSRGDYEKDVEELNPLHIVIVGLIAAGVFVGSLILLATWVVG, encoded by the coding sequence ATGAGTCAGCCTCCTGAAGTGCCGCTGCATAAGCGCAAGGGTTCATTTTTACGCACTGCCAAGGCGGTGCTCTGGTCATTTGTCGGTTTGCGTTCGCGTGGGGACTACGAAAAAGATGTGGAGGAACTCAATCCGTTACACATCGTTATCGTGGGCTTAATTGCTGCAGGTGTTTTTGTGGGTAGCTTGATTCTTCTGGCTACTTGGGTCGTGGGCTAG
- a CDS encoding cytochrome c oxidase assembly protein, which translates to MAKARLENLKMLGKLTVIVIGMSGFGYALVPIYRAICDITGINVLALGDKLIPGATSSVAANTQVDLSRSITVVFDANARGPWIFKPAQSSLKVHPGELATVMYEFQNVQNRTMSAQAIPSFAPAQASSFFNKVECFCFNQYTLAPGEKKQWPVAFVIDPKLSKDVATITLSYTFFEVGGRTPAAPVALVDVAPEAAGVGG; encoded by the coding sequence ATGGCGAAAGCAAGACTAGAAAATCTCAAGATGCTGGGCAAACTCACCGTCATCGTGATCGGCATGTCTGGTTTCGGTTACGCCTTAGTGCCCATTTACAGAGCTATTTGCGATATCACAGGCATCAACGTACTCGCATTGGGTGATAAGTTGATTCCGGGTGCAACTTCTTCCGTAGCAGCTAATACGCAGGTCGATTTGAGTCGGTCGATTACGGTGGTGTTCGATGCCAATGCGCGTGGCCCTTGGATTTTCAAGCCAGCGCAAAGCTCGCTCAAAGTTCATCCGGGTGAATTAGCCACCGTAATGTACGAGTTTCAAAACGTGCAAAACCGCACCATGTCTGCACAAGCTATTCCAAGTTTTGCGCCTGCGCAGGCAAGCTCTTTTTTTAATAAGGTCGAGTGTTTTTGCTTTAACCAGTACACGCTCGCACCTGGAGAGAAAAAGCAATGGCCGGTGGCGTTTGTGATTGATCCAAAGCTGTCTAAGGATGTGGCGACCATTACGCTGTCGTACACTTTTTTTGAGGTTGGCGGCCGCACGCCAGCTGCGCCGGTAGCGTTAGTTGATGTGGCACCTGAAGCCGCTGGGGTGGGCGGATGA
- a CDS encoding cytochrome oxidase small assembly protein, whose protein sequence is MTPDQKKKNRRLALILVSVALVFFLGYLSKNVLLGF, encoded by the coding sequence ATGACACCTGATCAAAAGAAAAAAAACCGTCGTCTGGCTCTGATACTGGTGTCGGTGGCGCTGGTATTTTTTCTAGGCTATTTATCGAAAAATGTGCTCTTGGGCTTTTAA
- the ctaD gene encoding cytochrome c oxidase subunit I, with protein sequence MSALTDHHDNAHDEHDHHEHAPAGWRRWVYATNHKDIGTLYLLFSFTMLMFGGVLALLLRLELFQPGLQFVNPELFNQLTTMHGLIMVFGAIMPAFVGFANWMIPLQIGAPDMAFARMNNFSFWLMIPASIMLASTFFLPGGAPSGGWTIYAPLSLQMGPGMDVGIFALHILGASSIMGSINIIVTILNMRAPGMTLMKMPMFCWTWLITAYLLIAVMPVLAGAITMTLTDRHFGTSFFNPAGGGDPVMFQHIFWFFGHPEVYIMILPAFGIISQIIPAFSRKRLFGYASMVYATGSIAILSFVVWAHHMFTTGMPVTGQLFFMYSTMLIAVPTGVKVFNWIATMWRGSMSFETPMLFAVGFIFVFTIGGLSGVILSVAPIDIQLQDTYYVVAHFHYVLVAGSLYAMFAGFYYWSPKWTGVMYNETRGKIHFWWSLIAFNVTFFPMHFLGLAGMPRRYADYPMQFADFNAIASVGAFFFGFAQVYFFVFIVIPTMRGKGVPAKQNPWVDEGGVGAVGLEWEVASPAPFHTFATPPKLDASATRVIG encoded by the coding sequence ATGAGTGCACTCACAGACCATCACGACAATGCGCATGATGAGCATGATCATCACGAACACGCGCCAGCTGGCTGGCGTCGTTGGGTGTATGCGACCAATCACAAAGACATAGGTACGCTGTATCTGTTGTTCAGCTTCACCATGCTGATGTTTGGTGGCGTATTGGCATTGTTGCTTCGCTTGGAGTTGTTTCAGCCGGGCTTGCAGTTTGTAAACCCAGAGCTGTTTAACCAGCTCACCACCATGCACGGCTTGATCATGGTGTTCGGCGCCATCATGCCGGCCTTTGTGGGTTTTGCTAACTGGATGATTCCGCTACAAATCGGCGCGCCTGACATGGCTTTTGCCCGGATGAATAACTTCAGCTTCTGGCTGATGATTCCGGCATCTATCATGCTGGCCAGCACCTTTTTCCTGCCTGGCGGTGCGCCTTCTGGCGGCTGGACCATCTATGCGCCACTCTCCCTGCAGATGGGCCCCGGAATGGACGTCGGTATTTTCGCGCTGCACATACTTGGCGCATCGTCAATCATGGGCTCGATCAACATCATCGTGACTATTCTCAACATGCGCGCTCCTGGCATGACGTTGATGAAGATGCCTATGTTCTGCTGGACTTGGTTAATCACTGCTTACCTGCTGATAGCTGTGATGCCAGTGCTCGCCGGTGCCATCACCATGACGCTGACCGATCGCCACTTCGGCACCAGTTTCTTTAACCCAGCCGGCGGCGGTGACCCAGTGATGTTTCAGCACATTTTCTGGTTCTTCGGTCACCCTGAGGTCTACATCATGATCTTGCCGGCTTTCGGCATCATCAGTCAGATCATCCCGGCTTTCTCACGTAAGCGCCTGTTCGGTTACGCCTCTATGGTTTACGCCACCGGCTCCATCGCTATTCTTAGCTTTGTGGTTTGGGCGCACCACATGTTTACTACCGGCATGCCGGTCACAGGCCAGTTGTTCTTCATGTACTCGACCATGCTGATTGCCGTGCCTACCGGCGTGAAGGTGTTCAACTGGATTGCTACCATGTGGAGAGGCTCAATGAGCTTTGAGACACCCATGCTTTTTGCGGTTGGTTTTATCTTTGTGTTTACCATTGGTGGTCTGTCGGGCGTGATCTTGTCGGTCGCTCCGATTGATATTCAGCTGCAAGACACTTACTACGTGGTGGCACACTTTCACTACGTGTTAGTGGCCGGATCGCTCTACGCCATGTTTGCTGGTTTTTACTATTGGTCACCCAAGTGGACTGGCGTGATGTACAACGAGACGCGCGGCAAAATTCACTTCTGGTGGTCATTGATTGCCTTTAACGTGACCTTCTTCCCCATGCATTTCTTGGGTCTGGCCGGTATGCCGCGTCGCTACGCTGACTACCCAATGCAGTTTGCTGACTTCAATGCCATCGCTTCAGTGGGCGCTTTCTTCTTCGGTTTTGCTCAGGTTTACTTTTTTGTCTTTATCGTGATTCCTACGATGCGCGGCAAGGGTGTTCCGGCTAAACAAAATCCATGGGTTGACGAAGGCGGCGTTGGCGCTGTTGGTCTGGAGTGGGAAGTCGCTTCACCAGCGCCATTCCACACCTTTGCAACGCCACCAAAGCTTGATGCCAGCGCAACTCGCGTGATCGGCTGA